The Polyangium mundeleinium genome contains the following window.
CCGGGGCTCCCAAACCCCCCTCCCCGGGTCGTCGACAGGCGCCGGAGGGCTCCGAAACCCCCCGCCCGGCGCCGGGTTCCGCTTTTCCAACTCAGCCCAACGGCCGTATCCTCTCGTCCGCAGGCAGGGGGGTGAGCTCATGGGGAAGGGGCGGCTTGCCGGGGCAACGTTGTTCGCTACGTGCATGGCGGTGTGTTTGGCGCCCATGGGATGCGGGGCGAGCGATGAATACGCCGCCATGCCTGTGCCCCCGACCGAGGGGTCGCTCCCCGCGAGCACGGTCCGGGCGCTTCAAGCATGCGCGGAGAAGCACGCGGGGCGGCTCGGGCGCCATGCGTACGAGATCGACTTCCAGGTCGAGTTGACCGACAACCAGGTCTCCAAGGTGAGGCCCAAGGGTCCGCGGCTCGACGACGCCGGCCTCGAACGGTGCATGCTCGATGCGCTGCGGACGATGGCGGACGCGGGCTACACGCCAAACCCCGACGAGCTGATCTCGCGCGGCGGCCTCTTGCCTGCGCGGGGCCTCTTGGCGAACGTGTCGGTGATCTCCCAGTTGATCCGACTCGCCCCGCTGATCGTCTCGGCATCCGGCGTGACGATCGTCGTGGGCGTCGCGGTCCTCGTCGTGGCCGCGGCCGTTTCCTTGAAGGATGCCGCCGACGAGGACGCCGAGAAGGAACGGTGCAAGAAGGTCAAGCAAGGCTGTATCGAATTCTGTGCCGATACGACACTGCACCAAGGGATGCACGAACCGCACTTCACCCGTTGCCTACGAGCGTGCATGGAGAAGGCCAACTGCCCGTAAGGAGGAGACAATGGACCGAGACACGGCCGAAAAGTTGAACAAGATAACCCTCGAAGCCTATTTCAAGCTCCACGACGCCGTCGCCCTCGTGCACGCGAGCTGCTCGTCACCCGAAAGAAAAGAATACATCATGGGATTCGGGAGAGCGCTCGGGTATCTTTACACGGACGTTCTGAGTCCACTCTACAAAGAGTATCCGGATCTCAAGCCCGACAACATCGCGTGACCGGGGGCGCGAGGGGAACCCTGCTCATGGCAGAAGTCGAACAGGGGTCCCGCCGCGCCCGAGCGCACGCCATTCGATCAGCGCGAGGCTGACCACCTCGGAGGCTATCTTGTGGATTTCCTCGATGAGCAGCGCTGCCAGCTCTTCGCTGGCCGGGCTTCCGTGGAAGACGCGCCGACGATGCAGATGGGTGAGCTTGTCCCCGGGGACATAGATGCGGTGATCGCTGCCGACGAGGTAAAGCCCGCCCCGTAGCCGCTCTGCAAGATCTTCGAGGAATCGCTCCGATTCGCGGTAGGTCAGCGCATACCAGGCGCTCGCCGCCTCGCGGCTCTCCGGCTCGCGAAGATAAAAGCTTTCGACGTAGAGCCTGCCATCGCTCCGGTGCGCGTACGCCGTCCTGAATCTGGGGTCCAGCCGGGCAAAGCTTTGGGGAATCATGGCCTCGTTCCCCTATATTCACCGGAGAGAGAATTTCGTGAGGCGCATCGGGTCGATTTTCCCCGGCGGTCGGGAGAGCCGGGCCAGCGGCTACTTGGGCGGCTGGGGCTCGTCGTCGAACGGCGACCGGCAGCAAAACGTCACGGCCTGCGCGGGGTCGCGCTCGGCCGAGCCTGTCGACTCGCCGCCCGTGGAGAGGCAGATGCCGGGCATGTACCCGAGGTCCGTGATGGCTTTGCCGCCGAGGGCACGGCCGACGGGGTACACGTTGACGCACTGTTCGCCGTAGCTGGAAAGGCCGACGTTGTCCGCAGGCACTGCGCAGGCGCCATCGCTGTAGAGCCGCAACGTGCCCAAACACGCGCTCCCCACCGGCGCCCCGCCGCATTCACACGTCGTGCAGTCGCGCGTGTCGATCGGCTGCTCGCCGTAGAGCTCGTACCGCGCGAACGTGTAGTTGCCGGGGCACGTCTCGTGGATGCCGTCGAGCGCGACGCACTGGAGCCACGGCAGCGGCGCGTTGTGCATGCAGCGGTACGTCGTCGGGTCGCAGGGCTCGTCGAGCTCCTTCGCCTCGCACGCGACGCCTGCTGTCTCCCAGTCCGTCGTCTTCACGAACGCGGGCGGCGTCGAGCTGATCGGGCAAGCCTCGCTCGAAGGGCCGGGGAGCGGCGAGGCGTAGACGGACTGCGCGCACGGCTCGCCGTTGCACTGCGCGCCCGAAGGCAGCGCGTTCGCGCTCGTGCACGCGCCCTCCCAGCCGTCGGGCCCGCCGAACGGGAGCGACGACGCGTCGCTCTCCGCGCACGTGCCCGCGCGGACCTCCAGGCTCCCGGGCAGCCCGGTGCATGTGCCTTCCGACATGGCGCACGTGCAGGCCTCGCACGCTGCGGGTGGGGCGACGAGGCCCGTGAAGCGGCGGTACTTCTCGAAGAAGACGACGTCCTCGGGGAGGCCTGCGGCCTTGCGCGCCTCGTCGCAGCTCGTCGGCGCGAGGGCGCGAGGACCGACCCACAGGAGAAAGGGCGTGCGGGGCCAGCTCCCCGCGAAGTCGTCGCTCGGCTCGGGGAGGCAGCGGCCGGAGCAGGAGGATTGCGGCGCTGGGGTGCCGGGATCGATGAGGGAGTCGGCGTCGCTTCCGGCGTCGGCGGCGTCGGGGCCGGCGTCGGCGGGGAGGCACCACGGATCGGGGAAGGGAGCATCGGGATCGCACTCAGCCACGCCCACGTGGGGCGAGCTCGAACAACCGCCCGTCCAGATGCCCAGACCCACGATCAACCCGAAGGACAAACCTCGGCGCAACATCAGAAGCTCCATTCCGCGAGTAGCTGAGACGTGATCATCATCGGCGGCTGGTCCACGAAGATGGCTTGACCAGCAACCAGTTTTGTGCCGCGGGCGAGCCCCAGCGCCTCCGCTGCCGCTTGCACGGAGAAGGAGGAACCGAAGCTGAGCCTTGCTCCGATCCGGCCCCCCACACCGGGCTTCACGAAGGAGAGCGACCGCTCCTTGTAGCTGGTCCCTTCAAACTCGATGTTGATCACACCGAGGTGCCCGACCAGGCAACCGTAGAACCAGCGGTAGTGTCCACAAGCGTTGAGCAGGGCGCCTCCGGTCATCGCGTTGATCTGCCCGCCTTGCACGCCCGACGTGAGCCACGCGGCACGTCCTTCCACGCCGATCGACACGTACTCGTTCGTCCTCAAACTACCCGCGAGGACGCCGCCCACCGCCGGGCTCCACGACGCGACGCCGAACACGACGACGGGGCCCGCGCCGATCGTCCCTCGCAAGCCCGGCTTCTTCTCCTGCCCGGCCACACCGCCGACGATCGGCTCACGCCGCGCGCGCTCGTCCTCCGGCGGTTCCTCCACGGTGTAGACCCGATCGACGTCTCGCCGACGCAAGAGCCGCTCCGACGGCGGCAGCGGCTTCTTCCGCTCGCGCAGCGTCAGCGTGATCGTCCTCTGCTCCCCCTTGCGCGCCGTGAAGCTCTCCACCGCTGGCTCGTACCCGTCCAGCGTCGCGCGGAGCTCGTGCTCGCCCGGCATGACGAACATCGACAGCGCGGAAAAGCCGTTCTTGTTTCGGGGCTCGCTGTCGAGCGTGAGCTTGGCCCCGACATGCGAGATCGTGACGTCGATCCACGCGACCTCGGCGCGCGCCGCGTCGTACGCCTTCAAGAACCCCTGTCGTTCCTCGGAGCTCGCGCTCGATGCGCGCTGGATCGCGTCGAGCAAGAGGTCGGCCGCATCGACGGGGCGACCAAGCTCGACGAGCAGCACCCCGAGCCGGCCTGCGATCAACGGGTCATGACGG
Protein-coding sequences here:
- a CDS encoding PEGA domain-containing protein, producing MRPLVVVAIALVGIASPAAADEPRAAPPVPPDALADAAKNATFTAHVIDGDNARAAGRKTAAARSYAAALAVRHDPLIAGRLGVLLVELGRPVDAADLLLDAIQRASSASSEERQGFLKAYDAARAEVAWIDVTISHVGAKLTLDSEPRNKNGFSALSMFVMPGEHELRATLDGYEPAVESFTARKGEQRTITLTLRERKKPLPPSERLLRRRDVDRVYTVEEPPEDERARREPIVGGVAGQEKKPGLRGTIGAGPVVVFGVASWSPAVGGVLAGSLRTNEYVSIGVEGRAAWLTSGVQGGQINAMTGGALLNACGHYRWFYGCLVGHLGVINIEFEGTSYKERSLSFVKPGVGGRIGARLSFGSSFSVQAAAEALGLARGTKLVAGQAIFVDQPPMMITSQLLAEWSF